The proteins below are encoded in one region of Spirochaetota bacterium:
- a CDS encoding rod-binding protein, with product MLAQGTTPLAAPRTNDEDFIKKLVRVPAKAETPAGESAGASFSKALSRAVRDGESGHAPLSDKSRKAGQEKRLWDACIEMESLLVGKMLKEMRKTVQKSGWINGGSAEEIFEDMLYDEYALNLSRNSNLGMAKMLYNELNRKI from the coding sequence ATGCTGGCACAGGGAACAACGCCGCTTGCGGCTCCGCGGACCAATGACGAGGATTTCATAAAAAAACTGGTGCGGGTCCCCGCGAAAGCCGAGACGCCGGCCGGTGAAAGCGCCGGCGCATCCTTCAGCAAAGCCCTGTCAAGGGCGGTCAGGGACGGTGAAAGCGGCCATGCGCCCCTGTCCGACAAGTCCAGGAAGGCCGGCCAGGAAAAGCGCCTCTGGGACGCCTGTATAGAGATGGAATCGCTCCTCGTGGGAAAGATGCTCAAGGAGATGCGGAAGACCGTGCAGAAGAGCGGCTGGATCAACGGCGGTTCCGCTGAGGAGATCTTCGAGGACATGCTCTACGACGAGTACGCCCTGAACCTCTCGCGCAATTCCAACCTCGGCATGGCGAAGATGCTCTATAACGAGTTGAATCGGAAAATATAA